In the Gossypium arboreum isolate Shixiya-1 chromosome 10, ASM2569848v2, whole genome shotgun sequence genome, one interval contains:
- the LOC108487538 gene encoding protein FAR1-RELATED SEQUENCE 5-like, producing MGEQVDDVDGRLEVSTVDESNVHDYDTIQEPYVGMIFESEGAAKTFYDDYARHVGFLTRVLSSHKSECDGLLFSRGLGCRGYHDGQTKVELQKQDKQRESCSAMIHLRRDKNGRWVIKKFVRDHNHPLVIQLGESRRTLDEEKDNKIQELTAELRVKKRLSASYRELLLAVVKEVEDHNNNLSMKVQRTLDNLKKLDAEAKELLSGR from the exons TGGGTGAACAAGTGGATGATGTTGATGGTAGACTAGAAGTTTCAACTGTGGATGAATCGAATGTGCATGACTACGACACAATTCAGGAACCTTATGTGGGTATGATATTTGAATCAGAAGGGGCTGCCAAAACGTTTTATGATGATTATGCAAGACACGTAGGATTCTTGACTCGTGTTCTATCTTCACATAAGTCAGAGTGTGATGGGTTACTCTTCTCTCGTGGACTTGGATGTAGAGGTTACCATGATGGTCAGACCAAAGTTGAACTTCAGAAGCAAGATAAGCAACGAGAAAGCTGCTCAGCAATGATTCATTTAAGAAGGGACAAGAACGGGAGATGGGTGATCAAGAAATTCGTGAGGGACCATAATCATCCTTTGGTGATTCAGTTAGGAGAAAGCCGCAGAACACTT GATGAGGAGAAGGATAACAAAATCCAGGAACTAACTGCAGAATTGCGGGTTAAGAAGCGATTAAGTGCATCATATCGCGAGCTGCTACTAGCAGTTGTGAAAGAAGTTGAAGATCACAACAATAACTTATCAATGAAAGTTCAGAGAACTCTGGACAATTTGAAAAAACTTGATGCTGAAGCCAAGGAGCTTTTAAGCGGTAGATAG